The genomic interval tcatgaattattgatgttatttcttattttaattatgaaaaatacctaggttgcttagaaaattcaaagaaaattatttatgacttattacagattatgaagtgtattagaagagttagattcggttttaatttaattttggtatttttcatgaatttacttaattaatgcttaagttaattatgaaaaatagataagtgttgttaaaatagtaaaatgtatttttgaaataccaTTTACTGTCTATGACGTCAAAaggaataggttttattatttattagttgctgtaggtatttattataattattggtgattaattaactatttatttggactttaataagaataaatagtattttagtaaattttacgtaaaaatgtgttgtatgaattcatgttttacgttaagaatgtttgtttgagtccatgcaatatgtttgtgtgaatctaaataataaatgcttatgtatggtgtgtcatgcaagtaaaatggacctatgtgttacgtatttttacgtaagtttctgtatgagtttagagattcatacttgaatgtattttgagtgtattgttgtgttaatgaatgtctaggatcttgttctcaacaaggaaattcgttgaggtgctcgaggtagcaagtgtggtcttagcttatttgaggtaagaagagtggacatctgtacacggtggtgtatgttatgcatacaacttgggttggtttgttatttaatttgatagtgttgtgatttccttatattttgtgagcatcattagcatgagaataatattagggtcttgctgcttgtgtgagcataacacttgcaggttataacattatcatgggtgagtacaacttatggtaattaattgccctgttggatgccaagtgtgagaataacacaaggcagggcagtttacctcatgtctgatcaacatgagtgtatagttgattatcgtatgtgagtataatgtgcgatATGAGACATGATTggtgcatgtgagaacaacatgcgttgtggatatatttatggaatgtgaattactgttgattaatataaaagagcaaattatgtcaagtaactagttaggagggttatgtcctacatagctcttcttactgggcgttagctcacgggtactctgtgtgcaggtaagggtaaggctaagcagtgagaatgaagagctcgaggcgtggaccgcatgttagggggctggcacagtattttgcttttaatgtttttaactgctaaacattttggagctattattttgacttaactagttcttatttaagtttacagtactaaaagtattttgttttaaacaatgagatctcatgcttggatatttttcaataaagcagtatttgattgtctttatcttattaaattgttttatacggactatcctatgtgacatctcgggaaatcggggtgttacatTATGGTATCAAGACCCTAATATTTTTGGGTTTAGCAGGCTATTATAGAaggttcgaagctttttgggtttagcaggctattatagaaggtttgttgaggggttctcaaagatagccacacccttaacagaattaactaggaagaatctaaaattttcctggtcagacaagtgtgagcaaagcttccaagagttgaagaatagacttatctcagcaccaatcctcagtttaccaacagaagagggacaatttgcggtatattgtgatgcatctaaacaagggttgggttgtgttctaatgcaagaagggaaggtaattgcttacgcttcaaggcaattaaaagaatacgaacagagatacccgacacatgacctagagttagccgcagtagtttttgcactaaaaatctggcgtcattatctctatggagtgaaatgtgaaatctacaccgatcataagagtttaaagtactttttcacccagagagagttaaacatgaggcagaggagATGGTTGGAGCTAGTCAAAGACTACGACTGCGAGATAATATACCATCCcggtaaagccaatgtggtagcggatgcactcagccgtagaggtcccggactagtttccactttacaaggagtatcaagggaattagtggaagatatggtatcagagcaatacggtcctaaagaatgtggttagccctaacatgtaaagttcaccgccatgagacgagctcgactcactgtactgtaagtggttattacttataattaagttgccttaaatttctgcatgcgagagggtaacattattttcatgtaaaattgatgatcaaaatgatcttgatgtgtattggtttgtgtggttcaggagtttagaaatgcctcctagaaggtcagttagagtgggtcgaggtcgaggtcgaggtcgaggccaaggccaaggccgAGATGATGGAGGGAACAATGAACCACCTCAAGCACCACAGGGATGGGAAGAGCGCATTGCCGCACTGGAAGGAATCATTCATAGGCAGGATGAAGAACTTCGTCAGCTGAGACGTCAACCGGAGCCGCCAGTCCAAATAAGGCAGGATGCAGAAAATAGAGACCCACCAGCTGCAGTGGTATATCCTGCTACAGAGGCTAGACATGAGTTGTTAGCAGAGAGATTTCGGAAACAACACCCACCTGAGTTTGAGGGAGGCATAGACCCGGTAGTGGCTGAGGAGTGGATAAGTCGCATAGAAAGCATTTTGCAGATGCTAAGGGTGGATGGGAATGACCGAGTGAAGTGTGCATCTTACATGCTGAGGAAAGATGCTCGTATCTGgtgggaggtggtggaacaaacaAAGGATGTAGATACCATGAACTGGAACGATTTCAAAAGGGTCTttaatgagaagtattataactcAGCAGTTCTAGCAGCAAAGGTCGATGAATTTACTGGGTTAGTCCAAGGGAGTCTTACTGTGactgagtatgcacaaaaatttgaTAGATTGGCGAAATTTGCTCCAGATCTGGTACCTACTGATAGAGTGCGAGCACATCGATTTGTGGAAGGCCTGAAACCAATGGTTGCTCGAGATGTGGAAATTGTGTCAAGGGGTCAATTCAGCTATGCTCAAGTTGTCGAAATGGCTCTTACGGCTGAGCGGAGtgaaaacaaaatttggaaggaaaatgctgCCAGGAGAGAATCTAAGAAAGGTGGAGCCAATTCTAATGACCACAAGAAACGGGGACAGGACCAGTCCGGGCAGCCAAGTCAAGACAAGAGGTACAAAAGTGATAACGACCAACGATTTAATGGCAGCAGTGGGCGAAACATTCCAGAATGCCCTAAATGTACCAAACGTCATCTCGGTGAGTGTCGCGCAAAAGCATGTTACAAATGTGGAAAAGAAGGACACATCAAACGCAATTGCCCACTGTGGGGACAGACTGGGAACAGAGCAGAACCCAAGAAAGATGACAAGTATGTTCCAGCCAGAGTTTTTGCCATCACTCaagcaaaatactgtgccagccccctaacatgcggtccacgcctcgagctcttcattctcactgcttagccttacccttacctgcacacagagtacccgtgagctaacgcccagtaagaagagctatgtaggacataaccctcctaactagttacttgacataatttgctctttaatattaatcaacagtaattcacattccataaatatatccacaacgcatgttgttctcacatgcaccAATCATGTCTCATatcgcacattatactcacatacgataatcaactataccctcatgttgatcagacatgaggtaaactgccctgccttgtgttattctcacacttggcatccaacagggcaattaattaccataagttgtactcacccatgataatgttataacctgcaagtgttatgctcacacaagcagcaagaccctaatattattctcatgctaatgatgctcacaaaatataaggaaatcacaacactatcaaattaaataacaaaccaacccaagttgtatgcataacatacaccctgtgtacagatgtccactcttcttacctcagttgctaagaccacacttgctacctcgagcacctcaacgaatttccttgttgagaacaagatcctagacattcattaacacaacaatacactcaaaatacattcaagtatgaatctctaaactcatacagaaacttacgtaaaaatacgtaacacataggtccatttcacttgcatgacacaccatacataagcatttattattttgattcacacaaacatattgcatggactcaaacaaacattcttaacgtaaaacatgaattcataccacacatttttacgtaaaattttactaaaatactatttattcttattaaagtccaaataaatagttaattaatcaccaataattataataaatacctacagcaaccaataaataataaaacctattccatttgatatcataggcagtaaatggtatcacaaaaatacatttt from Cannabis sativa cultivar Pink pepper isolate KNU-18-1 chromosome 4, ASM2916894v1, whole genome shotgun sequence carries:
- the LOC133036729 gene encoding uncharacterized protein LOC133036729, giving the protein MPPRRSVRVGRGRGRGRGQGQGRDDGGNNEPPQAPQGWEERIAALEGIIHRQDEELRQLRRQPEPPVQIRQDAENRDPPAAVVYPATEARHELLAERFRKQHPPEFEGGIDPVVAEEWISRIESILQMLRVDGNDRVKCASYMLRKDARIWWEVVEQTKDVDTMNWNDFKRVFNEKYYNSAVLAAKVDEFTGLVQGSLTVTEYAQKFDRLAKFAPDLVPTDRVRAHRFVEGLKPMVARDVEIVSRGQFSYAQVVEMALTAERSENKIWKENAARRESKKGGANSNDHKKRGQDQSGQPSQDKRYKSDNDQRFNGSSGRNIPECPKCTKRHLGECRAKACYKCGKEGHIKRNCPLWGQTGNRAEPKKDDKYVPARVFAITQAKYWPDAVQHANEAIQKIRARMITAQSRQKSYADLKRRDIEFEVGDHVFLRVTPRKGLSVKRFGKRGKLSPRYVGPFQILDRVGSVAYRIALPPSLSGVHNVFHVSQLRKYVSDPSHVLSYETLGLQEDLSYNERPVKILDQKDRILRNKTITLVKVLWRNSVVEEATWELESDMREQYPELFE